In the genome of Mytilus edulis chromosome 3, xbMytEdul2.2, whole genome shotgun sequence, one region contains:
- the LOC139514630 gene encoding zinc finger protein 852-like, which translates to MSNDNSKRKSKRKNQPSRSIVKYHCYENSTDFENGQLLKVHNHDSVTCSYSDPTDSVLEIKQEPESDNESKLHSIDIINDQNDKVPVDKYGKKSDFHSIDQNDKVDKIYGKKFKCSMCGKRFKWENGLKGHLKTQHDQNLFTCGKCPKSFITKADCIEHGKIHSEEKPYVCDVCGRRYKLRESLTRHCRVHDTKTAYTCHVCGKAFAENISFKRHQTIHTGEKPYACTVCGIGFRDPSTMRKHQKRHDTEKPFKCETCQKKFTSEYDKRKHIKIHIKNDDRQFKCEYCGKGFYLVTAYKIHLKIHTGDKSYICDICHKGFADPGNLVAHTQIHTETKGLQCEHCGQTFRWHCNLKRHMNEVCLGGKPLKCNTCSEEFNNKAALIDHSETHRKEKPYKCEICNIRFAYRRSLVFHEQTHINYKPYKCLLCDHVFAHKKSVTRHMKVHNKGQENKVVVAHSNDKNISNIKDMMKKNIEKDLNECEKDKQDLNECEKDEQDLNECVKDEEYMNDCQKDKQDLNECQNGEEYMNECHNGEEYMNECQKDEQDLNECQNGEEYMNECHNGEEYMNDCQKDEQDLNECQNGEEYMNDCQNGEEYMNECQKDKEYMNKCQKDKKYMNECQNGEEYMNEYQKDRKYIKDENNGFDGEQTMYILNIKS; encoded by the exons ATGTCTAATGATAATTCTAAGAGAAAATCAAAAAGAAAGAACCAACCTAGTCGAAGTATTGTGAAATATCATTGCTATGAAAATAGCACAGACTTTGAAAATGGACAACTACTCAAAGTACACAATCATGACAGTGTAACATGTAGCTATAGTGACCCTACTGATTCAGTATTGGAAATTAAACAGGAACCTGAAAGTGACAATGAATCTAAACTTCATTCCATTGACATAATTAATGATCAAAATGATAAAGTACCTGTAgataaatatggaaaaaaatccGATTTCCATTCCATTGATCAAAATGATAAAGTGGataaaatatatggaaaaaagttcaaatgtagtATGTGTGGTAAAAGATTTAAATGGGAAAATGGTTTAAAAGGACATTTGAAAACTCAACATGATCAGAATTTGTTTACTTGTGGCAAATGTCCAAAATCTTTTATCACAAAGGCTGATTGTATCGAGCATGGAAAGATTCATAGTGAAGAGAAACCTTATGTATGTGATGTGTGTGGAAGACGATATAAATTGAGAGAGTCATTGACAAGGCACTGCAGAGTACATGATACAAAGACAGCATATACTTGTCACGTTTGTGGTAAAGCATTTGCTGAAAATATTAGTTTTAAAAGACACCAGACTATtcatacag GAGAGAAGCCCTATGCCTGCACTGTATGTGGAATTGGTTTCCGTGATCCCAGTACAATGAGGAAACATCAGAAACGTCATGATACCGAAAAACCATTTAAATGTGAAACTTGTCAAAAGAAATTCACCAGCGAGTATGACAAACGaaaacatatcaaaatacatattaaaaatgacgATCGGCAGTTCAAATGTGAATATTGTGGTAAAGGGTTTTATTTAGTCACAGCCTACAAAATACATCTCAAAATTCACACTGGCGATAAATCTTATATTTGTGATATATGTCATAAAGGGTTCGCAGACCCAGGGAACTTAGTGGCACATACACAGATACATACTGAAACCAAAGGTCTCCAGTGTGAGCATTGTGGACAGACATTCCGATGGCATTGCAATCTAAAACGTCATATGAATGAGGTATGTCTAGGAGGAAAACCTCTCAAATGCAATACTTGTTCTGAAGAATTTAACAACAAAGCAGCTCTTATTGATCATTCAGAAACACATCGAAAGGAGAAACCTTATAAATGTGAAATCTGTAATATTAGGTTTGCCTATCGTAGATCATTGGTCTTTCATGAACAAACTCATATCAATTATAAACCGTACAAGTGTCTTTTATGTGATCATGTCTTTGCACACAAAAAATCAGTAACAAGACATATGAAGGTCCACAATAAAGGGCAAGAGAATAAAGTAGTTGTAGCACAtagtaatgataaaaatatatcaaacattaAAGACATGATgaagaagaacattgaaaaaGACCTGAATGAGTGTGAAAAGGATAAACAAGACCTGAATGAGTGTGAGAAGGATGAACAAGACCTGAATGAGTGTGTGAAGGATGAAGAATACATGAATGACTGTCAGAAGGATAAACAAGACCTGAATGAGTGTCAGAATGGTGAGGAATACATGAATGAGTGTCATAATGGTGAAGAATACATGAATGAGTGTCAGAAGGATGAACAAGACCTGAATGAGTGTCAGAATGGTGAAGAATACATGAATGAGTGTCATAATGGTGAAGAATACATGAATGACTGTCAGAAGGATGAACAAGACCTGAATGAGTGTCAGAATGGTGAAGAATACATGAATGACTGTCAGAATGGGGAAGAATACATGAATGAGTGTCAGAAGGATAAAGAATACATGAATAAGTGCCAGAAGGATAAAAAATACATGAATGAGTGTCAGAATGGTGAAGAATACATGAATGAGTATCAGAAGGATAGAAAATACATCAAAGACGAAAATAATGGTTTTGATGGTGAACAAACAATGtacattttgaatattaaaagttAG